A part of Desulfuromonadaceae bacterium genomic DNA contains:
- a CDS encoding B12-binding domain-containing radical SAM protein, whose protein sequence is MRVLLINPPNSGRSIPEEEYGIDAIKAIFRGEPLGLETLAGALPEHEVRIFDMKSTADPVVDEVNTFAPDIVGITGMTCEANTMLKIAREIRAVSQARIVVGGIHASNDPEFFNREEIDFIVIGLGKRSFRDLVKLLGNDSTSPVPHGIARTAPGRTLSFTPRQYGKADLDEDYPPRYDLVEKYRSKYLLSAVGAQFGMVASAYGCPYRCNFCCIEPLTGGRYLTNEIASTVRDIKLLPDVNFIRLVDANSFGDPDHAMALCAALRESGIRKQFMADARSDTIVKHPEMMRAWKEIGLRSVIVGFENINNEGLEALNKSNTAHHNTEAIRILHEIGISIVGDFIVSPGYDHTDFDLLEQYLADNIIDLPILTVLTPLPGTPVYYKMRDRITNHDLDYYTLTNAVMPTRLSEKEFYLRYANILQRTLHGAKL, encoded by the coding sequence ATGCGCGTCCTTCTCATCAATCCTCCCAACAGTGGCCGCAGCATCCCCGAGGAAGAGTATGGAATCGATGCGATAAAAGCTATTTTTCGCGGCGAACCACTGGGGCTCGAAACCCTTGCCGGTGCTCTTCCCGAGCATGAGGTGCGCATCTTCGACATGAAATCGACGGCAGATCCTGTCGTCGATGAGGTTAACACCTTCGCTCCGGACATTGTCGGCATCACCGGCATGACCTGCGAAGCCAACACCATGCTTAAAATCGCCCGCGAAATTCGCGCAGTCAGCCAGGCCAGGATTGTCGTCGGGGGGATTCACGCCAGCAACGATCCCGAATTTTTTAATCGTGAAGAAATCGATTTTATTGTTATCGGCCTCGGCAAGCGCAGCTTTCGCGATCTGGTCAAGCTGCTGGGAAACGATTCGACCTCCCCCGTTCCTCACGGTATTGCCCGCACCGCACCCGGTCGCACGTTGTCGTTCACCCCGCGCCAGTACGGAAAAGCAGACCTGGATGAAGACTATCCGCCGCGTTACGACCTGGTCGAAAAATACCGTTCCAAATACCTCCTTTCCGCTGTCGGTGCCCAGTTCGGGATGGTTGCCTCCGCTTACGGCTGCCCCTATCGGTGCAATTTCTGTTGTATAGAACCGCTCACCGGGGGACGTTACCTGACCAATGAAATCGCATCCACCGTCAGAGACATAAAACTGCTCCCCGACGTTAATTTTATTCGCCTGGTCGATGCCAATTCGTTCGGCGATCCGGACCATGCAATGGCTCTGTGCGCGGCTCTGCGCGAAAGCGGCATCCGTAAGCAATTCATGGCCGATGCCCGCTCTGACACAATCGTCAAGCACCCGGAGATGATGCGCGCCTGGAAAGAGATTGGATTGCGTTCCGTCATCGTCGGTTTTGAGAATATTAACAATGAGGGGCTGGAGGCCCTGAACAAAAGCAATACCGCACACCACAACACCGAAGCAATTCGTATCCTTCACGAAATCGGCATTTCCATCGTCGGCGATTTTATCGTCTCCCCCGGCTACGATCACACCGACTTTGATTTACTCGAGCAGTACCTTGCCGACAATATAATCGACTTGCCGATTCTGACCGTGTTAACCCCGTTGCCCGGAACGCCGGTTTATTATAAAATGAGGGATCGAATCACCAACCATGATCTCGACTATTACACCCTGACGAACGCTGTCATGCCGACCAGGTTGTCCGAAAAAGAATTTTATCTGCGCTATGCAAACATTCTGCAGCGGACCCTCCACGGTGCCAAACTGTAG
- a CDS encoding GAF domain-containing protein — MKKLTFSQKILKPWLTAFFICLVYTIVGGMWVFFSEPVLSKWIVDPETFRTAKIISQWLFIVISAQLLFVLIRHRELAFIDAEETLFRANRALRVFSECKKATTWDMDEYDLLRKICRILVVLGGYRLAWVGYASDDEEKSVKPVAHWGYEEGYLNALNVRWDNSVYGQGPAGTTIKTGQTVIVRNIMSNPKFKPWREMALAHGFCSAISLPLHKGRKVYGVLVILASEAESFDPEEASQLEELTEDLANRIMAIHSKTTQKKAREEQLLLTKVIHQAAEGILTFDQDARVQYLNPSWEHICGVNAEDVVGGTLHELFCDHHNDSFYLAIKSVLKTGEASTGRYQNVREDGSHYEIEANISPVMAEDSEAVRYVAVVSDVTHEAELEEQLRTAQKMEAIATLAGGIAHDFNNILAAILTNTELVLDDLPNNDSMREHLEIVYQAGNRGKSLVKQILTISRQNLKERVPVSVEVITTECLNLLRASLPSTIEIRNRIKPNLARVDADPTQIHQVILNICTNAADAMAEQDSGVLEISMEEVTSASRSDNVHARLHPGNFLKLSIRDTGHGMKREILERIFDPFFTTKGPGKGTGLGLSVAHGIIGNHGGLINVESTPGQGTAFHIYLPQSYCIEELPEVNDNLMAANGHEKILLVDDEPALAFAGKKMLEKLGYDVIASTDSRKALQLFLAQPASFDMVITDQTMPYMTGDMLAREVLKVRAEVPIILCSGKALTNGSGISIAKSQAIGIKGFMTKPYERREMSQLIRRMLD; from the coding sequence ATGAAAAAACTGACCTTCTCGCAAAAAATCCTGAAACCCTGGCTTACGGCCTTTTTCATCTGTCTTGTCTATACCATTGTCGGTGGAATGTGGGTGTTTTTCTCCGAACCTGTTTTGTCAAAATGGATAGTTGATCCCGAGACCTTTCGCACCGCAAAAATTATCAGTCAGTGGTTATTTATAGTCATCTCGGCACAATTGTTGTTTGTGCTGATCCGCCATCGTGAGTTAGCGTTTATCGATGCAGAGGAGACGCTGTTCCGGGCAAATCGAGCTTTGAGAGTTTTTAGTGAGTGCAAAAAGGCAACCACCTGGGACATGGATGAATATGATCTTCTGCGGAAAATATGCCGGATTCTGGTCGTTCTTGGCGGTTATCGACTGGCCTGGGTGGGCTATGCCTCTGATGATGAAGAGAAGAGTGTCAAGCCGGTTGCCCACTGGGGTTATGAGGAAGGCTACCTGAATGCTCTAAACGTGCGATGGGATAATTCTGTCTATGGGCAGGGCCCGGCCGGGACGACAATCAAAACCGGTCAGACCGTGATTGTGCGTAACATTATGTCCAACCCGAAATTCAAGCCGTGGCGCGAGATGGCTCTGGCGCATGGCTTTTGCTCGGCGATCTCCTTGCCCCTGCACAAAGGACGCAAGGTTTATGGTGTCCTGGTTATTCTCGCCTCTGAAGCCGAATCTTTTGACCCGGAAGAGGCCAGCCAGCTGGAAGAACTCACCGAAGACCTGGCTAATCGAATCATGGCGATTCATAGTAAAACCACACAAAAGAAAGCCAGGGAGGAGCAGCTACTTCTGACCAAGGTGATTCATCAGGCGGCAGAAGGAATTCTGACTTTTGATCAGGACGCCCGTGTCCAATATCTCAACCCTTCATGGGAGCACATCTGCGGGGTTAATGCTGAGGATGTTGTTGGCGGAACTCTGCATGAACTGTTTTGTGACCACCACAACGATAGCTTTTATCTGGCTATCAAAAGTGTCCTGAAGACCGGAGAAGCCAGCACAGGCCGGTATCAGAATGTGCGCGAAGATGGCTCCCATTACGAGATTGAAGCCAATATATCGCCAGTCATGGCCGAGGATTCAGAGGCCGTTCGCTATGTTGCCGTTGTCAGCGACGTGACCCATGAAGCCGAGCTGGAGGAACAGTTGCGGACGGCACAAAAAATGGAGGCCATTGCCACCCTTGCCGGGGGGATTGCCCATGATTTCAATAACATTCTTGCGGCTATTCTCACCAATACAGAACTGGTTCTTGACGATCTGCCCAACAATGACAGTATGCGGGAACACCTTGAAATCGTTTATCAGGCAGGCAATCGGGGGAAAAGCCTGGTGAAGCAGATTCTGACTATTAGCCGTCAGAATCTTAAAGAGCGCGTTCCAGTATCCGTCGAAGTTATCACAACTGAATGCCTCAATCTGCTGCGAGCATCACTCCCTTCAACCATTGAGATCCGCAATCGCATCAAACCGAATCTGGCTCGGGTGGATGCTGATCCGACCCAGATTCATCAGGTCATCCTCAATATTTGCACCAATGCAGCTGACGCCATGGCTGAGCAGGATAGTGGTGTCCTTGAAATAAGTATGGAAGAGGTCACAAGCGCTTCGCGATCCGATAATGTTCATGCCCGATTGCATCCGGGAAATTTTCTGAAACTTTCGATCAGGGATACCGGCCATGGTATGAAACGCGAAATTCTTGAGCGGATATTTGATCCGTTTTTTACCACCAAGGGCCCTGGTAAGGGGACCGGCCTGGGGCTTTCTGTTGCGCACGGTATCATTGGGAATCATGGCGGACTCATTAATGTAGAAAGCACGCCGGGGCAGGGAACCGCGTTCCATATCTATCTACCCCAAAGTTACTGCATCGAAGAGCTGCCCGAGGTGAACGATAACCTGATGGCTGCAAATGGTCACGAAAAGATATTGCTTGTCGATGACGAGCCGGCGTTGGCCTTTGCTGGCAAAAAGATGCTGGAAAAACTGGGTTATGATGTTATCGCCAGCACTGACAGTCGCAAGGCTCTGCAGTTGTTCCTGGCACAGCCAGCCAGCTTTGACATGGTGATTACCGACCAGACCATGCCGTACATGACCGGTGATATGTTGGCCAGAGAAGTCCTTAAAGTGCGTGCTGAAGTGCCAATCATCCTCTGCTCCGGCAAGGCCCTGACAAACGGTTCAGGGATATCGATAGCCAAGTCGCAAGCGATCGGCATCAAAGGGTTTATGACCAAACCTTATGAGCGCCGCGAGATGAGCCAGCTTATTCGTCGAATGCTCGATTGA
- a CDS encoding sigma 54-interacting transcriptional regulator, with protein MELKHPGRTPVSNISGVKLSSSANIVEKGNRTCAKGAFVDANANGGEIDTGMSDGLFNPSIERANIDPGGVDSDESDNAAQRFAGIVGGSKQLATCLKSLAEVAATDTSVLLYGETGTGKELFAQAIHKNSSRAQGCFVAVDCTVLPETIVSSLLFGYEKGSFTGADKTCEGLIRQAHRGTLFLDEVGELSPTLQKPFLRVLEERRFRPIGNSFEVDSDFRLVAATNRDLQQNVARGQFRQDLLYRLQSCLIELPPLRCRIDDIQPLANYHVERLCQKYGFCSKQLTPEFIKTLTLYAWPGNVRELINSLEQALIMAQQETTLFPKHLPQYIRIQVAKSIIRSNLPDKDSRPASASRILPCLQDFRSGIFSLAEKRYLASLVRYAGQNVSQACRLAGLSRSRLYSLLKKHQISLH; from the coding sequence ATGGAACTGAAACATCCAGGGCGAACTCCTGTTTCGAATATTTCAGGAGTAAAACTTTCATCATCGGCCAACATCGTGGAAAAGGGCAATCGGACTTGTGCCAAGGGGGCTTTTGTCGACGCCAATGCCAATGGCGGTGAAATCGATACCGGGATGTCTGATGGTTTGTTCAATCCTTCTATTGAACGCGCAAACATTGATCCGGGCGGGGTTGATTCCGACGAGTCCGACAACGCAGCGCAACGTTTCGCCGGCATTGTCGGCGGCAGCAAACAGCTCGCAACCTGCCTGAAATCGTTGGCAGAGGTAGCGGCAACTGATACCAGCGTGTTGTTGTACGGGGAAACCGGCACCGGTAAAGAACTTTTCGCACAAGCCATCCATAAAAACAGTTCTCGTGCACAGGGCTGTTTCGTTGCTGTTGACTGTACGGTATTGCCTGAAACGATTGTCAGCAGTCTTCTTTTCGGTTATGAAAAGGGTTCATTTACCGGCGCGGACAAAACCTGCGAAGGGTTGATCCGCCAGGCGCACCGTGGAACACTCTTCCTTGACGAAGTAGGCGAGTTATCACCAACCCTGCAGAAGCCTTTCCTGCGGGTGTTGGAAGAGCGGCGTTTCCGGCCGATCGGCAACAGTTTTGAAGTCGATAGCGATTTTCGCCTGGTCGCGGCAACTAACCGTGATTTGCAACAGAATGTTGCGCGCGGACAGTTTCGCCAGGATCTGCTTTACCGCCTGCAGTCCTGTCTCATCGAATTGCCGCCATTACGTTGCCGTATCGATGATATCCAACCACTGGCCAATTACCATGTAGAGCGCTTGTGCCAGAAATATGGTTTTTGCTCGAAGCAACTCACCCCTGAATTCATCAAAACTCTTACCCTTTATGCGTGGCCAGGCAATGTCCGTGAATTGATTAATTCCCTGGAGCAAGCCCTCATTATGGCGCAACAGGAAACGACCTTGTTTCCAAAGCATTTGCCACAGTACATTCGTATTCAGGTTGCCAAATCCATTATCAGATCAAATCTTCCCGACAAAGACAGTCGCCCCGCGTCCGCATCGCGCATTTTGCCGTGTCTGCAAGATTTCCGCTCAGGAATATTCAGTCTGGCGGAGAAGCGCTACCTGGCGAGTCTTGTGCGCTACGCCGGGCAGAATGTCAGTCAGGCATGTCGGCTTGCTGGCCTGTCCCGATCACGCCTTTACTCCCTGTTGAAAAAACATCAGATTTCACTTCACTAA
- a CDS encoding caspase family protein: MKWLAQGTEARMMVRNAVLCIVACLLVITFPAQSEARRQWYEAYGIHDKHELTAPSAVPKMIEALADRNAAVRKSAVGVLSKIGPAAESAVPRLLQVMADDRDANTRKAALVAIYKIGYRGADYFAALQKSGQQDAHPKLRAYAAKLAGKVEAEVVPVGQIARSAQASPGGTGKFTINLPKAAEQNRYGIAVIVGNRNYAAVNKDVPNVDFAINDADAMYRYVTETLGYREGNVILLKDATQADLISTFGAKGNYKGKLYDWLRPDESDVFVFYSGHGAPGLRDGRGYLLPVDADPMKVELNGYPLDTLYANIGQLPARNVTMVIDACFSGGSASGSVVSNASSISLKVVKAEASVPRATVITAAGLSEVASWDKEAEMGLLTRNFLEGVTGAADEDGYGNGDGRVTVAELKKFLSEEVTYKARRLYGRDQTPQVTGDAKKVIFVGEQ; encoded by the coding sequence ATGAAATGGTTGGCACAAGGGACAGAGGCTCGAATGATGGTCAGAAATGCCGTTTTGTGTATTGTAGCGTGCTTGTTGGTCATTACTTTTCCTGCGCAAAGTGAGGCACGGCGGCAGTGGTACGAGGCCTACGGTATTCATGACAAGCATGAACTGACGGCTCCCTCCGCCGTGCCGAAGATGATCGAAGCGCTGGCAGATCGTAACGCCGCCGTGCGCAAATCCGCTGTGGGTGTCTTGAGCAAGATTGGCCCGGCTGCCGAGAGCGCCGTGCCGCGCCTGCTCCAGGTGATGGCCGATGATCGTGATGCCAATACGCGCAAAGCGGCTCTGGTTGCGATCTACAAGATTGGTTATCGCGGTGCAGATTATTTCGCGGCGTTACAAAAATCCGGGCAGCAGGATGCCCACCCCAAGTTGCGCGCTTATGCCGCAAAGCTGGCGGGGAAGGTTGAGGCGGAGGTTGTGCCGGTGGGGCAGATCGCCCGTTCAGCACAGGCGTCCCCCGGCGGCACCGGAAAATTCACTATCAACTTGCCGAAGGCCGCGGAGCAGAATCGTTACGGTATCGCGGTTATTGTTGGCAATCGCAACTATGCCGCCGTAAACAAGGATGTTCCCAATGTCGATTTTGCGATTAACGACGCCGATGCCATGTACCGTTACGTCACCGAAACGCTCGGTTATCGTGAGGGGAATGTGATCCTGCTCAAGGACGCCACCCAGGCCGATTTGATCAGTACGTTCGGGGCCAAGGGAAATTATAAAGGAAAGCTCTACGATTGGCTGCGCCCTGATGAATCGGACGTTTTCGTTTTTTATTCGGGGCATGGTGCGCCTGGGCTCAGGGATGGTCGCGGCTATCTGTTGCCGGTCGATGCCGACCCGATGAAGGTTGAACTGAACGGCTATCCTCTCGATACGCTCTACGCCAATATTGGTCAACTCCCCGCCAGGAATGTGACCATGGTCATTGATGCCTGTTTCTCCGGCGGTTCAGCGAGCGGGTCCGTGGTGAGCAACGCATCGTCGATTTCGCTTAAAGTGGTCAAGGCGGAGGCCAGTGTACCGCGAGCGACGGTGATCACTGCCGCCGGACTTTCGGAAGTTGCGTCATGGGACAAAGAGGCTGAAATGGGGTTGCTGACCAGGAATTTTCTTGAGGGAGTAACCGGGGCAGCAGATGAAGACGGGTACGGCAACGGGGATGGTCGCGTTACGGTCGCCGAGTTGAAAAAATTTCTCAGTGAGGAAGTGACCTACAAAGCGCGTCGACTCTACGGGCGTGATCAGACGCCACAAGTCACCGGGGATGCGAAGAAAGTCATCTTTGTCGGTGAGCAATAA
- a CDS encoding beta-ketoacyl-ACP synthase III → MDVFISDISVFLPNAPVENDTIENILGMVHDTPSRTKNIILRNNRIKRRYYAIDPATGATTHSNAQLAAEAIRALHPYPGFSPDDITCLCCATSQADQLMPGHASMVHGELASRPCEIVSTAGVCVSGMMALKYAFMNVAQGLHASAVACASELASPTMRGRMSEFPDPPHGDLAKNPELAFNADFLRWMLSDGAGAAYLTAERPPDRLALRIDWIEIISYASEMETCMYMGANKNPDGSLTFWRDSASPQDIIRDRMLLLKQDVKLLNEKVIPLTVGRPLTSLIQKYGISGEDFDWFLPHFSSHYFRQPVYDQMKAVGCEIPDQRWFTNLYEKGNTGSASIFVIMEELLHSGRLKAGERILCYIPESGRFATCFVQLTVV, encoded by the coding sequence ATGGATGTCTTTATTTCCGATATCTCGGTATTCTTGCCCAACGCTCCGGTTGAAAACGATACTATCGAGAATATCCTCGGGATGGTGCATGACACACCCTCCCGCACCAAAAATATAATCCTCCGCAACAACCGGATTAAACGGCGCTACTATGCCATCGACCCCGCTACCGGCGCAACAACGCACTCCAATGCACAGCTGGCTGCGGAGGCGATTCGTGCGTTGCATCCATACCCAGGGTTCTCTCCTGATGACATTACCTGTCTGTGCTGCGCAACATCACAAGCAGATCAATTGATGCCGGGACATGCCTCCATGGTTCACGGCGAACTGGCCAGCCGCCCGTGTGAAATCGTCAGCACTGCCGGAGTCTGCGTCTCCGGAATGATGGCGCTCAAATATGCGTTCATGAATGTCGCCCAGGGGTTGCACGCCAGTGCGGTCGCCTGTGCCTCCGAGCTGGCTTCGCCGACCATGCGGGGACGCATGTCAGAATTCCCCGACCCCCCGCATGGTGATCTGGCAAAAAATCCTGAACTGGCGTTCAATGCCGACTTTCTCCGCTGGATGCTTTCCGACGGTGCCGGGGCAGCCTATCTCACCGCTGAACGCCCGCCCGATCGTCTGGCCCTGCGCATTGACTGGATTGAAATCATCTCCTATGCCAGTGAGATGGAAACCTGTATGTATATGGGGGCAAACAAAAACCCCGATGGTTCCCTGACCTTCTGGCGTGATTCCGCTTCTCCACAGGATATTATTCGCGACCGGATGCTTCTTTTGAAGCAGGATGTCAAGCTGCTGAATGAAAAGGTCATTCCGCTGACGGTGGGACGCCCACTCACCAGCCTGATACAAAAGTACGGTATCAGCGGAGAGGACTTTGACTGGTTTTTGCCCCACTTTTCATCGCACTATTTTCGTCAGCCGGTTTACGATCAGATGAAGGCTGTTGGCTGTGAAATTCCTGATCAGCGCTGGTTCACCAATTTGTACGAGAAGGGGAATACCGGTTCAGCCTCGATCTTTGTCATCATGGAGGAACTGCTCCACTCCGGGAGGCTTAAAGCAGGCGAACGGATCCTCTGCTATATTCCGGAAAGCGGGCGTTTCGCAACCTGTTTTGTCCAACTGACAGTGGTTTGA
- a CDS encoding DUF4384 domain-containing protein yields MLFFRLSLCCLLPVSVLLASCASAPHPVTKKELQIATQYPPVKTLLRAVPTDKPAWVFSPPEKNDYYEFFVGVSSEGVVSEKEARSDALRDAVEQFVNYTGVNVSVKETIRKSISGQLSQGLDGSVSGEKMVKMGADAFVSRIKATDFYFEQYDISRNGIHEKNVYKYYVKASVPLTEYDRVREWARQQAEAQNKSRSEKVAAVVAANATGLSQVDNYITNGQALAALSAISAEHRRLQSLIDSGAEDALIAKARELQALLPGRARAVSSRLILDSGRFGTTEIGAAQDVVFKAWVWFKSDDGALLPVAGLPLSINTARGAEIADTRTGRSGEATFYLPAIEPGQYYVNIDFEKEDNLEPMIGIALRNVGTEFLVIQGQPGIDLAVKIMVRKLFAGSTYEKLAVKKLEIGSITYGDTHRGSGFALELKRRINEQLANISGLEVIVPQTDDRQEMIEHAIKTRGISAVAKGGLGAAATHAAVDGADAALNAIYALNGRDVFLNMELKEAGTDRLLGAANTSFDSSLLPPGIDLVPQQARQTFDTAAPPTVNAIKLEVTSHLGDGQTYRSGETISYLVNSDTDAYLLLIYEDVAGNLIQLLPNHYSGAGFYPKGIYLEVPDKADRERFEFTIAEPFGLEHVWAFAATQKFPELAGDELENGLKLLHGSFSSIRDKLRKSAELNGSAYGEAHSMITTVAN; encoded by the coding sequence ATGTTATTTTTCAGATTGAGCCTGTGCTGTTTGCTGCCCGTTTCGGTATTACTCGCGTCCTGCGCATCGGCCCCTCACCCGGTCACAAAAAAAGAACTGCAGATTGCCACGCAGTATCCGCCGGTAAAAACACTGCTCCGTGCAGTGCCGACAGATAAACCTGCGTGGGTTTTCTCTCCTCCCGAAAAAAATGATTACTACGAGTTTTTCGTCGGGGTTTCTTCTGAAGGGGTTGTCTCCGAGAAAGAGGCGCGCAGTGATGCGTTGCGTGATGCGGTTGAACAATTCGTCAATTACACCGGGGTGAACGTGTCTGTTAAGGAAACGATCCGCAAGTCGATTTCCGGGCAACTCAGTCAGGGGCTTGATGGGTCTGTATCTGGTGAAAAAATGGTCAAAATGGGGGCCGATGCCTTTGTCAGCCGGATCAAGGCCACGGACTTCTATTTCGAACAGTATGATATCTCCCGCAACGGTATTCATGAAAAAAATGTCTACAAATATTACGTCAAGGCCTCCGTGCCATTGACTGAGTATGACCGGGTCAGGGAGTGGGCACGGCAGCAGGCGGAGGCCCAGAATAAATCACGCAGTGAAAAAGTTGCCGCAGTCGTCGCTGCCAATGCGACAGGATTGTCGCAAGTGGATAATTATATTACCAATGGGCAGGCGCTGGCGGCGTTGTCCGCGATTAGCGCTGAACACCGTCGTTTGCAGTCGCTGATAGATTCCGGTGCAGAAGATGCGCTGATCGCCAAAGCGCGCGAACTTCAGGCGCTTCTGCCTGGCCGGGCGAGGGCCGTAAGTTCGCGGTTGATATTGGATTCAGGGCGGTTCGGGACGACCGAGATCGGTGCTGCGCAGGATGTTGTTTTTAAAGCCTGGGTATGGTTCAAAAGTGATGACGGGGCGTTGCTCCCGGTTGCCGGACTGCCGCTGAGCATCAATACGGCACGCGGGGCAGAGATCGCCGATACCAGAACCGGTCGTTCAGGTGAAGCGACGTTTTATTTGCCGGCGATTGAACCTGGCCAGTATTACGTAAACATTGACTTTGAAAAAGAAGATAATCTCGAGCCGATGATTGGTATCGCGCTGAGAAATGTCGGCACCGAATTTTTAGTGATTCAGGGGCAACCGGGGATCGATCTCGCAGTCAAAATCATGGTGAGAAAGTTGTTTGCTGGCTCCACTTACGAGAAACTGGCCGTGAAAAAACTGGAAATAGGTTCGATCACCTATGGTGACACCCATCGCGGCAGCGGTTTTGCCCTGGAACTCAAGCGGCGCATCAACGAACAGTTGGCGAATATCAGCGGCCTGGAGGTGATCGTTCCGCAAACCGATGATCGTCAGGAAATGATTGAGCATGCAATTAAAACGCGCGGGATTAGCGCCGTTGCCAAAGGTGGGCTGGGTGCCGCCGCGACCCATGCCGCGGTTGATGGTGCCGATGCGGCCCTCAACGCAATTTATGCACTGAACGGTCGCGACGTTTTTCTCAATATGGAGTTGAAGGAGGCCGGGACTGATCGGCTGCTGGGGGCAGCAAATACCAGCTTTGACAGCTCCCTGCTCCCCCCTGGAATCGACCTTGTCCCGCAGCAGGCAAGGCAGACGTTTGACACCGCTGCGCCCCCCACAGTCAACGCGATCAAACTTGAGGTGACCTCGCATCTTGGCGACGGTCAGACTTACCGTTCCGGGGAGACGATTTCCTATCTGGTCAACTCTGACACCGATGCTTATCTCCTGCTGATTTATGAGGATGTTGCCGGAAATCTGATTCAGCTGCTGCCGAACCATTATTCCGGCGCGGGGTTCTACCCAAAGGGGATCTATCTCGAAGTGCCCGACAAAGCAGATCGTGAGCGCTTTGAATTCACCATTGCCGAGCCTTTCGGGCTGGAACACGTCTGGGCTTTTGCGGCGACGCAAAAATTTCCGGAATTGGCTGGAGACGAGCTGGAAAATGGTCTGAAACTGTTGCACGGTTCTTTCAGCTCAATCCGGGACAAACTCAGAAAATCAGCAGAACTTAATGGTTCTGCTTACGGCGAAGCGCATTCGATGATCACGACTGTTGCCAACTAA
- a CDS encoding sigma-54 dependent transcriptional regulator — translation MANVLIIDDDDLMCATLSRLVQRCGHEVACAVSMHDGQKQVATRQFDVIFLDVHLPDGNGLDFLPRLEALSLAPEVIIITGFGEPNGAELAIKSGAWDYIEKSSSAKEISLALERALQYRNEKHAVRQKGSIVALKRENIIGDSPRLQACLDMVAQAASSDVNVFITGETGTGKELFARAIHENSQRARGNFVVVDCTALPETLVESLLFGHEKGTFTGAEKARDGLVRQAHCGTLFLDEVGELPLITQKSFLRVLQERRFRPLGGSREIESDFRLVAATNRNIDQMVKTSQFREDLLFRLRSYAIELPPLRERLEDFQKLARFYADSFCDRYGLLPKGFSPDLINTLRAYPWPGNVREFVHTMEQALASARYEPTLFPKHLPTGIRVEVTRASVGQEPPLDIAPGNGTIHNLPKLHVYRNAIYNEAEKVYLQDLLTLSDRNISQACHLSGLSPSRLYALMKKHEVTRDK, via the coding sequence ATGGCAAATGTCCTGATTATTGACGACGACGACTTGATGTGTGCCACTCTGTCGAGACTGGTACAGCGCTGTGGTCATGAGGTCGCCTGCGCGGTTTCGATGCACGACGGGCAAAAACAAGTGGCAACCCGGCAGTTTGATGTGATCTTTCTGGATGTCCACCTGCCTGATGGTAATGGACTCGATTTTTTGCCCAGGCTTGAAGCCCTCTCCTTGGCCCCGGAAGTGATCATCATTACCGGTTTCGGCGAGCCCAACGGCGCTGAACTGGCAATCAAGAGCGGAGCCTGGGACTACATTGAAAAAAGTTCTTCGGCCAAGGAAATCAGCCTTGCTCTGGAACGTGCCCTGCAATATCGAAATGAAAAGCATGCCGTCCGGCAAAAGGGTTCAATCGTCGCTCTCAAACGGGAAAATATCATTGGCGACAGCCCCAGATTGCAGGCCTGCCTTGATATGGTCGCCCAGGCCGCCAGCAGTGATGTCAATGTCTTCATAACAGGTGAAACCGGCACCGGTAAAGAGCTGTTTGCCCGGGCCATCCATGAGAACAGCCAGCGCGCGCGCGGAAATTTTGTCGTGGTTGATTGCACGGCGCTACCGGAAACTCTCGTGGAGAGTCTGCTCTTCGGTCATGAAAAGGGGACCTTCACCGGGGCAGAGAAGGCCCGCGACGGCTTGGTGCGCCAGGCGCATTGTGGCACTCTCTTCCTTGACGAAGTCGGTGAACTGCCGCTCATTACGCAAAAATCGTTTCTGCGTGTATTGCAGGAACGCCGGTTCAGACCTCTCGGGGGCAGTCGCGAAATAGAGAGCGATTTTCGTCTGGTCGCGGCAACCAACCGAAATATCGACCAGATGGTTAAAACCAGCCAGTTTCGTGAGGACCTGCTGTTCCGGTTGCGCTCTTATGCGATTGAGCTGCCACCACTGCGGGAACGGCTTGAGGATTTTCAAAAACTGGCCAGATTCTATGCCGACAGCTTCTGTGATCGTTACGGACTTTTGCCCAAAGGCTTCTCGCCAGATTTGATCAATACTCTGCGCGCCTATCCGTGGCCGGGGAATGTGCGTGAATTTGTGCATACCATGGAACAAGCTCTGGCCTCGGCTCGTTATGAACCAACCCTTTTTCCCAAGCATCTGCCGACCGGTATCCGTGTTGAAGTGACCCGTGCTTCAGTGGGACAAGAGCCTCCTCTTGATATTGCGCCAGGTAATGGCACCATTCACAACTTGCCAAAACTGCATGTCTATCGCAATGCGATCTATAATGAAGCTGAGAAGGTTTACCTGCAGGATCTGTTGACCCTCTCAGATCGGAATATTTCTCAAGCGTGTCATCTTTCCGGTTTGTCCCCATCCCGCCTCTACGCATTGATGAAAAAACACGAAGTTACGCGTGACAAGTAA